A section of the Paramisgurnus dabryanus chromosome 4, PD_genome_1.1, whole genome shotgun sequence genome encodes:
- the LOC135735441 gene encoding uncharacterized protein has translation MAMSRGNSKVAFANWKYRHYFSLIEIKGKNVYVTCTLCPGKKTLSTSASSNSNLMKHLTSTHANTTLVAAANPTPDAASLSSSQGDGATLLKQATLDFSGQQQVTKPELNTLIARYVVENMLPLSTVVSESFRAILAKIPIRGGGRGVAPCRNTFAKFIDSEYEKMNIKLKTSFEELEYISTTADIWTAHNKSYLGVTAHWINPNNMEREKAALACRRFKGHHTHDAIAVELDNIHSTYGITHKITATVTDNGSNFVKAFKRYQPLEESDSEEDNEDEVTFTDINAALHATDDNDGDVVITLPPHKRCASHTLNLISCTDVEKWLLSKSGTKAVYRSATAKCTSLWNKTSRSALATETVDELVSKKLLVPCTTRWNSFYDALARICEISMVDLNTISSKLGLAAITEREHQFLKEYCTAMKPLTVALDILQGEDNCFYGTLLPTIETLMLKTEALKSDLQILRDLPDAIVTSIKTRFADVLGNEEAILAAVTLPKFKLRWLRSQELKDKAKASLLAECRRIVLDEPQPGPSTSSHHTDSVKENDFFSFEEDEEETSSSAENQVADYIRSSAQNLNSLCEFSLIKKISLRYNAATPSSAPVERLFSLGKLVFSPKRNRLSDKRFEKLLLLRYNHWFSC, from the exons ATGGCGATGAGCCGGGGAAATTCAAAGGTTGCGTTCGCAAACTGGAAGTACCGGCATTACTTCTCATTAATTGAAAttaaaggcaagaatgtttacGTTACATGCACGCTATGCCCAGGAAAAAAGACTTTATCGACGTCTGCCTCAAGCAACTCAAATCTTATGAAGCACCTCACATCAACACACGCTAACACGACACTTGTTGCTGCTGCTAACCCAACCCCAGATGCAGCTAGCCTGAGCTCCAGCCAAGGAGACGGAGCCACTCTGTTAAAACAAGCAACGCTCGATTTTTCGGGTCAGCAACAGGTGACCAAGCCCGAGCTGAACACGTTGATTGCAAGGTATGTTGTTGAAAACATGCTCCCCCTGTCAACTGTGGTGTCTGAgtcattcagagcgatccttgCTAAAATACCAATACGAGGAGGAGGAAGGGGGGTTGCCCCATGCCGAAACACTTTTGCTAAATTCATAGACAGTGAATATGAAAAAATGAATATTAAGCTCAAAACGTCATTTGAGGAACTTGAGTACATTTCAACTACAGCAGACATCTGGACTGCCCACAATAAAAGTTACCTGGGTGTGACAGCACATTGGATCAATCCAAATAACATGGAAAGAGAGAAAGCAGCTCTTGCCTGCAGACGGTTTAAGGGGCATCATACTCATGACGCCATTGCAGTTGAGCTTGACAATATACACTCAACATATGGGATAACACACAAAATCACAGCAACAGTGACTGATAACGGCTCTAATTTTGTTAAAGCATTTAAGAGGTACCAGCCACTTGAGGAAAGTGATTCTGAAGAAGACAATGAAGATGAGGTGACGTTTACAGACATTAATGCTGCTCTACATGCAACTGATGATAATGATGGTGATGTTGTGATCACTTTGCCCCCCCACAAGAGATGTGCATCACACACACTAAACCTGATTTCATGCACTGATGTTGAAAAGTGGCTGCTGTCAAAATCTGGAACAAAGGCTGTTTATAGAAGTGCTACTGCCAAATGTACTTCCCTATGGAACAAGACTAGTCGATCTGCTTTGGCTACTGAAACAGTTGATGAGTTGGTGTCAAAAAAGCTGCTTGTACCTTGTACAACACGATGGAATTCCTTCTATGATGCCCTGGCTAGAATCTGTGAAATATCCATGGTAGACCTTAACACCATTTCATCCAAATTAGGACTGGCAGCGATAACAGAAAGGGAACACCAGTTTTTAAAGGAGTACTGTACTGCGATGAAGCCCCTTACAGTTGCCTTGGATATACTTCAGGGAGAAGACAACTGTTTTTATGGTACACTCTTACCAACGATCGAGACATTAATGTTGAAGACAGAAGCCCTTAAAAGTGACCTGCAAATACTGAGAGACCTTCCTGATGCCATAGTCACA TCTATCAAAACCAGATTTGCTGATGTCCTGGGAAATGAGGAGGCTATACTTGCTGCTGTAACTCTTCCAAAATTCAAACTTCGCTGGCTGCGTTCACAGGAGTTAAAGGATAAGGCTAAGGCAAGTTTGCTGGCAGAGTGCAGAAGAATTGTCCTCGACGAACCACAGCCAGGTCCCAGCACATCTTCACATCACACAGATTCAGTCAAAGAGAACGATTTCTTTTCCTTTGAGGAGGATGAGGAGGAAACTTCATCTTCAGCAGAAAACCAAGTGGCAGACTATATTAGATCTTCAGCACAAAACTTAAACTCTCTGTGTGAATTTtctctcatcaagaaaatttcACTACGTTACAATGCTGCTACACCATCTAGTGCACCTGTTGAGAGACTGTTCAGCCTGGGCAAGCTTGTCTTCTCTCCGAAGAGGAACAGACTGTCAGACAAAAGATTCGAAAAGCTTCTCCTCCTACGTTACAACCACTGGTTTAGTTGTTAG